One Flavobacterium sp. 90 DNA segment encodes these proteins:
- a CDS encoding molybdopterin-dependent oxidoreductase, whose amino-acid sequence MKTQNYILVLLLAFSLSMCNSPKKENKDTTVSTEKKASPENDKHPVLSPADSLKLVNHEISVKGDVEFPLQLSVDSLKKMKVVTIDNFKVVCQSGEVKKDDKICKGVLLKDILEKAKIKQSGHKDRNFYIVARASDDYKATFSWAEIFNNPTGENTYVLFEENGKPVKSGEMILICKNDIKTGPRHVYWLKSIEVYKVK is encoded by the coding sequence ATGAAAACTCAAAACTACATTCTCGTTCTTTTACTTGCATTTTCATTAAGCATGTGCAATTCTCCTAAAAAAGAGAACAAAGACACGACCGTTTCCACAGAAAAAAAAGCATCTCCTGAAAATGACAAACATCCTGTATTATCACCCGCCGATAGTTTAAAATTAGTAAATCATGAAATTTCGGTTAAAGGCGATGTCGAATTTCCGTTGCAATTAAGCGTAGATTCTCTAAAGAAAATGAAAGTTGTTACGATCGATAATTTTAAAGTCGTTTGCCAAAGCGGCGAGGTAAAAAAAGACGATAAAATTTGTAAAGGTGTTCTTTTGAAAGATATTCTAGAAAAAGCCAAAATCAAACAAAGCGGACATAAAGACCGAAATTTCTATATCGTAGCAAGAGCTTCAGACGATTATAAAGCGACATTTTCATGGGCCGAAATTTTTAATAATCCAACTGGAGAAAACACTTATGTTCTTTTTGAAGAAAACGGAAAACCAGTAAAAAGCGGTGAAATGATTTTGATTTGCAAAAACGATATTAAAACCGGTCCACGTCATGTTTATTGGCTTAAAAGCATCGAGGTTTATAAGGTCAAGTAA
- a CDS encoding permease-like cell division protein FtsX, with product MSSNFDKFQKRRLISSYFSVVLSVFLVLFLLGVLGLFIINSKKLANDFKEKIAMTVFFKNEANDSVIKAFNTELKRAPFARSYAYVSKEKAAKEHTDIIGEDFLTFLGENPLLNSYDIHLKADYVERDSISKIESTLRQNTMIEDIVYDKQLVNLVNDNIKKVSMWILIISGFLAIIAVLLINSSLRLSIHSNRFIIKTMQMVGATKSFIRKPFVMRSVKLGMLGAGLAIIALIALLLYVESNFPGLGILEDKALIGLVLLAVFGLGVLITWVSTHFATQRFLNLRTDDLY from the coding sequence ATGAGTTCTAACTTTGATAAATTTCAAAAGCGCAGGTTAATTTCCTCTTATTTTTCGGTTGTATTAAGTGTTTTCTTGGTTTTATTCCTTTTGGGAGTACTGGGATTATTCATTATCAATTCTAAAAAACTGGCGAATGATTTTAAAGAAAAAATCGCAATGACGGTTTTCTTTAAAAATGAAGCCAACGATAGTGTGATAAAAGCATTCAACACGGAATTGAAAAGGGCGCCTTTTGCAAGATCTTACGCTTATGTTTCTAAAGAAAAAGCAGCAAAAGAACATACAGATATCATTGGAGAAGATTTCTTAACCTTTTTGGGAGAAAATCCATTATTGAATTCATATGACATTCACTTAAAAGCTGATTATGTTGAAAGAGACAGCATTTCGAAAATCGAAAGTACTCTAAGACAAAACACTATGATTGAAGATATTGTTTACGACAAACAATTAGTAAATCTGGTAAACGACAACATCAAAAAAGTAAGTATGTGGATTTTGATTATCAGCGGTTTCCTTGCGATAATTGCGGTTTTATTAATCAACAGTTCATTACGTTTATCAATTCATTCTAACCGTTTTATCATTAAAACCATGCAAATGGTTGGCGCAACAAAATCGTTTATCCGTAAACCTTTTGTAATGCGCAGCGTAAAATTAGGAATGTTAGGTGCAGGATTAGCTATTATTGCTTTAATTGCACTTTTACTTTATGTTGAATCAAATTTCCCTGGATTAGGAATCCTAGAAGATAAAGCCTTAATTGGATTGGTATTATTAGCCGTTTTTGGTTTAGGTGTTTTGATCACTTGGGTAAGTACACACTTCGCAACACAACGTTTCTTGAATTTAAGAACTGACGATCTATATTAA
- a CDS encoding TonB-dependent receptor codes for MKLKIIPLLLFPLLGFSQQNNSEPVDSVKTSNIFMLGEVIVTNHQNKDTLNRVTSKTMESQNKVEVSRALNMLPGVTLTASGPRNESMVSVRGFDLRQVPVYMDGIPVYVPYDGYVDLARFTTFDLATVDVSKGFSSVLYGPNSLGGAINLVSRKPSQKLEYDGSLGMINENGYKGNINIGSNLGKFYVQGGFSYLDRNSFRMSSTFIPTANENGGQRDNSYRTDQKISFKVGWTPNKRNEYAIGYINQQGEKGNPIYAGNDPLNSLLLKPRFWQWPDWDKESFYFISNSAFDDKNSFKTRLYFDRFNNTLDSYDDATYSTQTKAYAFESIYNDYTYGGNLEYNTKFIPKNDLKVAFQFKEDVHRENNLGEPVRHFIDNTVLIGLEDIYTVNSKLTVIPGVSYNVRKNIEAEDYNATTKVISDYPTADASDAYNAQIGVFYKLNQDQKLGATVSQKTRFATIKDRYSYRMGTAIPNPDLKPEKATNYEVNYTASFLDKITFQTALFYSSLSDAILSVSNVQPGKSQMQNFGKAEYRGIEAQINYAVLENLSFNFNYTYIERKNITNPIIHFTDVPNTKVMGTLEYKPIKILRFIANSEFNSSRFSTSYGTRVPDYTLLNFYGSGKIAKNFSIDAGINNIFDKNYMLVEGYPEEGRNFFITLRFFNN; via the coding sequence ATGAAACTAAAAATCATTCCACTATTACTTTTTCCGCTTCTTGGATTCAGTCAGCAGAATAATTCAGAACCTGTAGATTCTGTAAAAACTTCGAACATTTTTATGTTGGGAGAAGTAATTGTAACCAATCATCAAAACAAAGACACTCTTAATAGAGTTACTTCAAAAACAATGGAATCTCAAAATAAAGTCGAAGTTTCGAGAGCTTTAAACATGCTTCCTGGAGTTACTTTGACAGCTTCTGGTCCCAGAAATGAATCTATGGTTTCTGTTCGTGGTTTTGATTTGAGACAAGTTCCGGTTTATATGGACGGAATTCCGGTTTATGTTCCTTATGACGGTTATGTCGATTTAGCCCGATTTACCACTTTTGATCTGGCAACGGTCGATGTTTCAAAAGGATTTTCGTCTGTCCTTTATGGACCAAATTCACTTGGCGGAGCAATTAATCTTGTTTCCAGAAAACCTTCTCAAAAACTGGAATACGATGGATCTTTGGGAATGATTAACGAAAACGGTTATAAAGGAAACATAAATATTGGTTCTAATTTGGGGAAATTTTATGTTCAGGGCGGATTTTCTTATCTCGATCGAAACTCCTTTAGAATGTCTTCAACCTTTATTCCAACAGCGAATGAAAATGGCGGACAACGAGACAATTCGTATAGAACAGATCAGAAAATTAGTTTTAAAGTTGGCTGGACGCCAAACAAAAGAAACGAATATGCCATTGGTTATATAAATCAACAAGGCGAAAAAGGAAATCCGATTTATGCGGGAAATGATCCATTGAATTCGCTTTTGCTAAAACCTCGTTTTTGGCAATGGCCGGATTGGGATAAAGAGAGTTTTTATTTTATTTCGAATTCTGCTTTCGATGACAAAAACAGCTTTAAAACAAGATTGTATTTTGATCGTTTCAACAATACTTTGGACAGTTACGACGATGCAACTTATTCAACACAAACCAAAGCTTATGCTTTTGAAAGTATTTACAACGATTATACTTATGGTGGAAATCTGGAATACAACACGAAGTTTATTCCGAAAAATGATTTAAAAGTTGCTTTTCAATTTAAGGAAGATGTTCACCGCGAAAACAATCTTGGAGAACCAGTCCGTCATTTTATAGACAATACCGTTTTGATTGGACTTGAAGATATTTATACCGTAAATTCGAAACTTACCGTAATTCCGGGTGTAAGTTATAATGTTAGAAAAAACATAGAAGCCGAAGATTATAACGCCACAACAAAAGTAATCTCAGATTATCCTACAGCCGATGCAAGTGATGCTTATAATGCACAAATTGGAGTCTTTTATAAATTGAATCAAGACCAAAAATTGGGCGCAACAGTTTCTCAAAAAACAAGATTTGCAACTATCAAAGATCGTTATTCGTACAGAATGGGAACAGCGATTCCTAATCCGGATTTAAAACCGGAGAAAGCGACAAATTACGAAGTAAATTATACGGCTTCATTTTTGGACAAGATCACTTTTCAAACCGCATTATTTTATAGTTCATTGTCCGATGCGATTTTAAGTGTGAGCAACGTTCAGCCTGGAAAATCTCAAATGCAAAATTTTGGAAAAGCCGAATATCGTGGTATTGAAGCACAAATCAATTATGCTGTTTTAGAAAACCTTTCGTTTAACTTTAATTATACTTATATCGAAAGAAAAAATATCACCAATCCAATCATTCATTTTACCGATGTTCCAAACACAAAAGTTATGGGAACATTAGAATATAAACCTATCAAAATTCTGCGTTTCATTGCCAATTCAGAGTTTAATTCTTCTCGTTTCAGTACAAGTTACGGAACCAGAGTTCCTGATTATACACTTTTAAACTTTTACGGTTCAGGTAAAATCGCTAAAAATTTTAGCATTGACGCGGGAATCAATAACATCTTCGACAAAAACTATATGCTTGTGGAAGGTTATCCTGAAGAAGGCCGTAATTTTTTCATCACTCTTCGCTTTTTCAATAACTAA
- a CDS encoding TonB-dependent receptor — MKLQLYIFLLLVSFKSFSQAKDSIKNPDNIKKEELNEVVITASRRSERIMRSPISIEQLKSAEAKKMGSPSIYEALENVKGVQIITPSLGFKVINTRGFANSTNVRFAQLVDGIDNQAPHLGAPIANALGANDLDIDKIEIIPGTAAALYGMNAINGLANIQTKNPFEYQGISVQQLTGVNHVGNIDRFSPKLYSQFNLRIAKAFSEKLAFKINASTTGGTDWVADDRTDLAPNANASTNLFGSDNPAYDEVNGYGNESANRKTLNLNGKNYVVARTGYRETDISDYDIKNYKADVGLYFRPKKDHELVVTYKTALINTIYQRSNRFRLDNYTLNQFSADYHTPIFQVKAYATTENTGDSYNMRSLAENMDRAYKSDDKWFADYSTAYKTAITNGASIADAHKIARTTSDQGRFQPGTEAYEQKKNELIDINNWDIGAALRVKSTLVHAEGLLNWDKAFTSFFEKIDAKLLSGFDYRTYIIVPDGNYFINPVHASENLTYQKTGGFTQLTKDLLQDKLRLGATLRIDKADYFDTKFTPQFTAVYSPKETLSFRASYQNGYRFPSIFEGFSNVNSGGVKRVGGLRIMSDGIFENSYTKASIDKFQSQVNSDVNTLGLTQAQAIEKNKNTIQKNPYTYLQPEFVKSFELGFKVITLNKNLFIDADFYYNSYKNFIAQVEASIPNTTDPTKIPTALYSKNTQNRYRLWTNSKSKIYNYGGSLGLKYRIDETFTALTNLTYTKLDRTDDKDGLEDGFNTPEFNVNGTLIANNIWQNLGASVTARYQNNFDYVSFLVSGTVPAYWSMDAQVNYNFKKPGISTKLGATNLLNKPYTSILGGPSIGGLYYLSLVWEPRKI, encoded by the coding sequence ATGAAATTACAACTTTACATATTCCTACTTCTTGTCAGTTTTAAAAGCTTTTCTCAAGCAAAAGATTCTATAAAAAATCCCGATAACATCAAAAAAGAAGAATTAAATGAAGTCGTAATTACAGCTTCCCGCAGATCCGAAAGAATCATGCGATCTCCTATAAGTATTGAGCAATTAAAATCGGCGGAAGCCAAAAAAATGGGATCGCCAAGTATTTACGAAGCGCTTGAAAACGTAAAAGGTGTTCAGATTATCACACCAAGTTTGGGTTTTAAGGTTATCAATACGAGAGGTTTTGCCAATTCTACCAATGTAAGATTTGCCCAATTAGTAGACGGAATTGATAATCAGGCGCCACATTTGGGTGCTCCAATTGCCAATGCGCTTGGCGCGAATGATCTCGATATTGATAAAATAGAAATTATTCCGGGAACTGCAGCGGCTTTATACGGAATGAACGCCATTAATGGTCTGGCAAATATTCAGACCAAAAATCCTTTTGAATATCAAGGCATAAGTGTTCAGCAATTGACGGGTGTAAATCATGTTGGAAATATTGATCGCTTTTCGCCAAAATTATATTCGCAATTTAATTTGCGCATTGCAAAAGCATTCAGTGAAAAACTGGCTTTCAAAATAAATGCTTCAACAACTGGAGGAACAGATTGGGTTGCTGATGACAGAACTGATTTGGCTCCAAATGCAAATGCTTCGACCAATTTATTCGGGTCAGATAATCCTGCTTATGACGAAGTAAACGGTTACGGAAATGAATCGGCAAATAGAAAAACCCTGAACTTAAACGGTAAAAATTATGTTGTTGCCAGAACCGGTTATCGCGAAACTGATATCTCTGATTATGATATTAAAAACTACAAAGCAGATGTTGGTTTATATTTTCGTCCCAAAAAAGATCATGAATTGGTCGTGACCTATAAAACTGCATTAATCAATACGATTTACCAACGTTCGAATCGTTTTAGATTAGACAATTATACTTTGAATCAATTTTCTGCCGATTATCACACACCTATTTTTCAGGTAAAAGCCTACGCAACAACTGAGAATACAGGAGATTCATACAATATGCGTTCGCTTGCAGAAAATATGGATCGCGCCTATAAATCTGACGATAAATGGTTTGCAGATTATTCCACTGCTTATAAAACGGCAATTACAAACGGGGCCTCTATTGCTGATGCGCACAAAATCGCAAGAACAACTTCTGATCAGGGAAGATTTCAACCCGGAACCGAAGCTTATGAACAAAAGAAAAACGAATTAATCGATATTAATAATTGGGATATTGGTGCCGCTTTACGCGTAAAATCGACTTTGGTTCATGCCGAAGGTTTACTAAATTGGGATAAAGCTTTTACTTCTTTTTTCGAAAAAATCGATGCTAAACTTTTAAGCGGTTTCGATTACAGAACCTATATTATTGTTCCTGACGGAAATTATTTTATCAATCCAGTTCATGCTTCTGAAAATCTAACGTATCAAAAAACTGGCGGCTTTACACAACTTACTAAAGATTTATTACAAGATAAATTACGTTTAGGCGCTACTTTAAGAATTGACAAAGCCGATTATTTTGATACTAAATTTACGCCTCAGTTTACAGCTGTTTATTCGCCAAAAGAAACCCTAAGTTTTAGAGCATCTTATCAAAACGGTTATCGTTTTCCGAGTATTTTCGAAGGTTTTTCAAATGTAAATTCGGGTGGCGTAAAACGTGTTGGCGGATTGCGAATTATGTCTGATGGTATTTTCGAAAATTCATACACCAAAGCTTCAATCGACAAATTTCAATCTCAGGTAAATAGCGATGTAAACACTCTTGGATTAACGCAAGCGCAAGCGATCGAAAAGAATAAAAATACAATTCAAAAAAATCCATACACATATTTGCAACCAGAATTTGTAAAATCTTTCGAATTGGGTTTTAAAGTAATTACATTGAATAAAAATCTTTTTATCGATGCCGATTTCTATTATAACTCTTATAAAAATTTTATCGCTCAAGTCGAAGCCAGTATTCCAAATACGACAGATCCAACAAAGATTCCGACAGCTTTATATTCAAAAAACACCCAAAACAGATACCGTTTATGGACCAATTCTAAAAGTAAAATTTACAATTACGGAGGAAGTTTAGGCTTGAAATATCGAATTGATGAAACTTTTACGGCGCTAACGAATTTAACCTATACAAAACTTGATCGAACAGATGATAAAGACGGCTTGGAAGACGGTTTTAATACTCCGGAATTTAATGTAAACGGAACTTTAATAGCTAATAATATCTGGCAAAATCTTGGCGCAAGCGTTACGGCTCGCTATCAAAACAATTTTGATTATGTGTCTTTTTTGGTTTCAGGAACCGTTCCTGCTTATTGGTCTATGGATGCACAGGTAAATTATAATTTCAAAAAGCCTGGGATTTCAACAAAACTAGGCGCAACTAATCTTTTGAACAAACCTTATACTTCTATTCTTGGCGGACCATCAATTGGCGGATTATATTATCTGTCCCTAGTTTGGGAACCTCGAAAAATTTAA